In the genome of Falsirhodobacter halotolerans, one region contains:
- a CDS encoding M10 family metallopeptidase C-terminal domain-containing protein, translated as MGHAKSGNGAGLFDDLRLLDVGGKTVLYGATHYGGTLATWAVDGKGLSAMGSAIPQLRTAGGAGVDTSLAFIGMNGGSALLYGGGGTGGMYLRKIKPDGSLDTAISLGTPDGLKGGDLVHASTVTLADGRTAVYGGLAEDRGLGTLIFNADGTLQQARTWRDTEHVNAFDVTDTAVGKVGGQTYLFTLGTGRETGLSAWAVNPNGTLSAKHSIGPDKGLWISDPTGVEAVTLNGTTFLIVSAAGSGSLSVVRVGAGGTMTPTDHVLDDLNTRFAGATALEVVSGGGNVWVLVGGADDGITLFRLLPDGRLLSVGTLVDTQSMGLDNVASIVARVSGGMLDIFISSGSENGVTHMRAALPDGVVRSAPAGGGSVSGTAKGDVIVDGAGVDRLTGGAGADVFVLRADGRADTITDFQLGVDRIDISSWGLIRDLSQLVIVKTANGFRVEYGKEVLHVISSNGKPIDPARLTLEDLVDGTRIPPVLPERPPSVEVPPPPLRPVTGGHGNDRIIGMSGNDTLSGGRGNDSLYGNGGNDHLDGGEGDDLLDGGSGNDTLIGGSGNDTLLGGTGNDRLDGGDGDDLLIGGDGHDSLVGGNGNDTLRGDAGNDTLIGGDGNDLLEGGDDRDLLIGGTGDDTLIGGSGNDTLDGGSGNDLLNGGDGDDLLIGDLGNDVLDGGAGADTLRGGPGNDTLFGGSGNDLLQGGHGDDLLRGGGGNDKLVGGSGNDTLEGNGGHDTLLGGPGNDALLGGDGRDRLVGGGGHDLLVGGKGADTLLGGPGNDTLDGGKGHDVLSGGNGRDILYGGLGSDTLTGGGGADVFVFRARGESPVGQGRDTITDFHRGMDKIDLSGILKAGASMSFIGTNEFSGHGGAEVRHTGAGNHRMVVVDLNGDGVADMQILLNHVGSLGADDFLL; from the coding sequence CTTTACGGCGGCGGTGGCACCGGGGGGATGTATCTGCGCAAGATCAAGCCCGACGGATCGCTGGACACGGCCATATCCCTGGGCACGCCGGACGGGTTGAAGGGGGGCGATCTGGTTCACGCCTCGACGGTCACCCTGGCCGATGGGCGCACCGCCGTCTATGGCGGCCTGGCCGAGGATCGGGGTCTGGGCACCCTGATCTTCAATGCCGACGGCACGTTGCAGCAGGCCCGCACCTGGCGCGATACGGAGCATGTCAACGCCTTCGACGTGACCGACACCGCCGTGGGCAAGGTGGGGGGACAGACCTATCTCTTCACGCTGGGCACGGGGCGGGAAACCGGCCTGTCGGCCTGGGCGGTGAACCCCAACGGCACCCTGTCGGCCAAGCACAGCATCGGCCCGGACAAGGGGTTGTGGATCTCCGACCCCACGGGGGTGGAGGCGGTGACCCTGAACGGCACCACTTTCCTGATCGTCAGCGCCGCCGGGTCCGGATCGCTCAGCGTCGTGCGCGTGGGGGCGGGCGGCACCATGACCCCGACCGATCATGTGCTGGACGATCTGAACACCCGTTTCGCCGGCGCCACCGCGCTGGAGGTGGTGAGCGGGGGCGGCAATGTCTGGGTTCTGGTGGGGGGCGCGGATGACGGGATCACCCTGTTCCGCCTGCTGCCGGACGGGCGGCTCTTGTCCGTCGGCACGCTGGTCGACACACAATCCATGGGGCTGGACAACGTCGCCTCCATCGTCGCGCGGGTGTCGGGCGGGATGCTCGACATCTTCATCTCCTCGGGCAGCGAGAACGGGGTCACGCATATGCGCGCCGCCCTGCCCGACGGCGTGGTGCGCAGCGCCCCGGCGGGCGGCGGGTCCGTGTCCGGCACCGCCAAGGGCGACGTCATCGTGGACGGGGCGGGGGTGGACCGGCTGACCGGGGGCGCGGGGGCGGATGTCTTCGTGCTGCGCGCCGACGGGCGGGCCGACACGATCACCGATTTCCAGCTGGGGGTGGACCGGATCGACATCTCCTCCTGGGGGTTGATCCGCGATCTGTCCCAACTGGTCATCGTCAAGACCGCCAACGGGTTTCGCGTGGAATACGGCAAGGAGGTGCTGCACGTCATCTCGTCCAACGGCAAGCCCATCGATCCCGCACGCCTGACGCTGGAGGATCTGGTGGACGGCACCCGCATTCCCCCCGTCCTGCCCGAACGCCCCCCCTCGGTGGAGGTGCCCCCCCCGCCCTTGCGCCCCGTCACGGGGGGCCACGGCAACGACCGGATCATCGGCATGTCGGGCAACGACACCCTGTCCGGGGGGCGGGGAAACGATTCCCTTTATGGCAACGGCGGCAATGACCATCTGGACGGGGGCGAAGGTGACGACCTGCTGGACGGGGGATCCGGCAACGACACCCTGATCGGAGGAAGCGGCAACGATACGCTTCTTGGCGGCACCGGAAATGACCGCCTGGACGGGGGCGACGGCGACGATCTGCTGATCGGGGGCGACGGCCATGACAGCCTTGTCGGGGGAAACGGCAACGACACGCTGCGCGGCGATGCGGGCAACGACACCCTGATCGGGGGCGACGGCAACGATCTGCTGGAGGGGGGGGACGACCGCGACCTTCTGATCGGCGGGACGGGGGACGACACGTTGATCGGAGGCAGCGGCAACGACACGCTGGACGGGGGATCCGGCAACGACCTGCTGAACGGGGGCGATGGCGACGATCTGCTGATCGGAGATCTGGGCAACGACGTTCTTGACGGCGGCGCGGGTGCGGACACGCTGCGCGGGGGGCCGGGCAACGACACCCTGTTCGGGGGCAGCGGCAACGACCTGCTGCAAGGGGGGCACGGCGACGATCTGCTGCGCGGGGGCGGCGGCAATGACAAGCTGGTGGGGGGCAGCGGCAATGACACGCTGGAAGGCAACGGCGGCCATGACACCCTTCTGGGCGGCCCCGGAAACGACGCGCTTCTGGGGGGCGACGGGCGCGACCGTCTGGTCGGGGGGGGCGGTCACGATCTGCTGGTCGGGGGCAAGGGGGCCGATACGCTGCTGGGCGGCCCGGGCAACGATACGCTGGATGGCGGCAAGGGCCACGATGTCCTGAGCGGGGGCAACGGCCGGGACATCCTGTATGGCGGATTGGGGTCGGACACGCTGACGGGCGGCGGCGGGGCGGATGTCTTCGTCTTTCGCGCGCGGGGCGAAAGCCCCGTGGGTCAGGGGCGCGACACGATCACCGATTTTCACCGCGGCATGGACAAGATCGATCTGAGCGGCATCCTGAAGGCCGGGGCCAGCATGTCCTTCATCGGCACAAACGAATTCTCCGGCCATGGCGGGGCGGAGGTGCGCCACACCGGCGCGGGCAATCACCGGATGGTGGTTGTGGACCTGAACGGCGACGGGGTGGCCGACATGCAGATCCTGCTGAACCACGTGGGCTCACTCGGGGCGGACGACTTCCTTTTGTAG